Below is a genomic region from Gillisia sp. Hel_I_86.
TTGGGCCCTATTTTAAATTCAACAATAATGGCTGGAGCGGGGATCTTTCTGCGTACGGGCAGCTGGGAACTCAGCAAGACCGTGATGTGGAAGCCTGGTATGCGGGAGCCAACCTTAATTATTCCCTGTCCAAAGAGTGGGGTGCGGGCATTGGTGCCGAATATCTTTCGGGAACCGACATGAACCAGATCGGCGGCGACAGCAATTCCTTTAATCCTCTTTTTGGAACAAACCATGGTTTTAATGGGTTTATGGACTATTTTTATGTAGGGAACCACATAAATTCTGTGGGACTGGCAGATATGTATGCCAAACTAACATACACCAAAAATAAGCTGAAACTTACTGCCATTCCACATGTATTTAATGCTGCGGCCGATGTTTATGATGCAAGTGGCAAAAAGCAGGACAGCTATTTAGGTACAGAAGTGGATTTAATGCTCGGATATAGTTTATATAAAGACCTTTCTTTAGGTATGGGCTATTCACATATGTTTGCTGATGATTCTCTAGAAGTGTTAAAAGGCGGGGATGCCGGTGAAATTCAAAACTGGGCTTGGGTGAGCCTCACTTTTAAACCAACTTTGTTTTCATGGAACAATAACAGCCAACCTGCTAATTTTTAGTTAGTTTGTTTTTAAAAATTATTTTAGTTGAAACTTGATGAAGAAGGGATTGGTTTATCAGCAAAGATTTCCACATAACCTCTTAATTCAAATTTTTAAGTTAAATAGGCAACTTTTGAGGTGAAAACTGTTTGAAATTCACCCGGTTTCATGTCATTTTCAGGTTAAGATTACAAAAATTCTTGCTTTTAGAACATAACAAAAAAACGAACAAATAGGGAATTTTGAAATTAAAAACCCTCTCTGCCCCAGCCATTCCCCAAGTGAAGTGGATAAATATGTTCTCATTATCAAGGCTTCTCTACACAAGAGCTTATTTGTGGTGTTCTAAGTCCATTTATACTTCTTCCAAGGAATCAACTTTCTGGTTGAACCCAAAATACGTGGTGATTTATATCATGTTTTAAAATAGAATTGTACGTTAGTTTTGACGGTGATAAAATCACCTTGCAATGAAAACAATCCTTATTCCAATAGATTTTTCAAAAGAATCAGAGAAGGCACTTTCTGTAGGCGCCACCATCGCAAAACGTATATCGGCCAAACTTGTCCTAGCGCATATGACAGGTTTAAATGATAGCTCTTTGGGGACAGCTCCTGTACATAATGCCACTAAGAAACTTTATTATTCTAAACTCGCGACAAAACGCTTTGATGAATTTTTGGAAAAAGATTTTCTAAAAGATGTTCTAGTTGAACCTATAATGCAGCACCATGTTGACTTTAGTAGTATAAGCTTACTTGCCGATGATATTTCAGCAGCTCTAATTGTTATGGGCTCAAGTGGCAGTAATGGACTGTCAGAAGTCACCACTGGAAGCAATACCGAGAAAGTAGTTCGTAGGTCGAATGTGCCAGTCTTGGTAGTCAAGAAAAACAAACTTAATTTTTCATCAGAGACCATATTGTTCGCAAGTGATTTTAAAGAAGAAAGTCTCGATGCGTATAAGCGAGTCTCGGAAATTGCTAAAATGTTGAAAGCCAAAATCAATCTTCTTTATATTAATCTTCCAGGAAAAGACTTTAGGAGTACCAAAGAAATGGATGAAGTTTTGTTTGCTTTTTTCACTAGAGCGCAACATCCAGATCCTGTAGGAGCTATTAAAATAGTTAATCGTTATGCTGATTTTTCAATTGAAGAAGGAATCTATAATTTTTCGCAGTTGGTTGCTGCCGATATTATCGCAATTCCCACCCACGGTAGAAAAGGGATATCACATTTAATTCACGGCAGCATAAGCGAGGATGTGGCAAACCACTCAATAATCCCTGTGCTTACTTTAAGGATATAATTTCAATTACTCCCAGGTATTTAATCCCTCATCGAGGGTTTAATTCCCCGAGGCTTGCCTCTAATTTTTAAAAATAGTTTCTCCCGATATTTCGGGACATACCTCGTGGGCTTGCCCCGAGGTTCTTGATTTTAAGAATATGTTCAGTTAATTTCAAAATATGACAGAGCCAATTTCTATAGCCAAGCAATTCTCAATTAGATTAAATCTAAAAATTCCCCGATGGCTCTGCCTGGGGGGGCGATTCACCTTATTGATCCTTAGTTTTATAAGATTCTGAAACTCCCGAACGGTCCTATCGTGTGGACACAATTATTTAATATTTTAAGGGATTAGCATTAATTTTACTCAAAAAATGAGAAGGGGGTTCACAGGCTTAGGGGATAAACGGTTGGTTTATCGGGGCAACAAGATTTTATCGGACCTGTTCAGCAAGAGCGTCCATTCGATCCGTCAGCTCAGCAGGAACGAATCAGACGCAAAGGCCGTTTACCGTTTTTTGCAGAACGATAGGGTCAGTGAAGGAGATATAGTAGAGAACTTGGTACATAATTGCCAGATGGCTTGTGCGGGCAAATTTGTTGTCTGTATCCAAGATACCACGGAGGTCAACCTAAGCAGCCATGGTAATAGGATCAATAAAGATGGCTTTGTGGGCACGACCAATGCGAAGAATTCCCAGGGACTGGGGTTCTTCATCCACCCAAGTTTGGTCTTGGATGCCGTGAGCGGCACCCCCTACGGCTATTCTGATATAAAGATCTGGAACAGGCCCTTGGAGTTCGCATCAAAGCATGAAAGACAGTACGGCAAGCTGCCCATAGAAGAAAAAGAGTCCTATAAGTGGATAGAAGTTTCCAAAAACACACAGGCCTCGCTAAGGGGCGTGGTAGCGGGAATGGTGATCGTACAAGATAGGGAAGGCGATATCTACGAACAGTTTGCAACCATACCAGATGCACAAACAGATCTATTGATAAGGGCCCGTACGGATAGGACCTTGGCGGATGGGTCAAAATTGTTTAGCTGCCTGGCGGACCAACCCTATCAAGGATCCTATGAGGTACAGGTGGATGCCTGTGCAAAGACCAGAAGAAAAAAAAGGATTGCAAAAATTGAAATCAGATATAAAGAGGTGGAACTTAAAAGGACCAGGGCGGCAAGCAAAGCAGTGGCACCCAGCATAAAACTATACCTGGTAGAGGCCAAAGAGGCGAACCGTACCGGGCCGGACAGGGTGTGCTGGAGGTTGTTGACAAGCCTGCCCATAGAGACTCTGGAAATGGCAGAAATGTGCGTGGAATGGTATAAGTGGAGGTGGACCATAGAAGAGGTGTTCAAGATATTAAAAAAAGAGGGCTACAATATCGAGGCGTCAGAGCTGGAGTATGGGTCATCGGTAAGAAAACTGAGCTTGTTGATAATGGAGGTCATCATCAAACTGTTCTTGATGCGGCTGGCGTATGCGGTACCAGAAGGAGAGATGAGCGCCGATAGCTGTTTCACGGAAGAAGAACAAACGTTTTTAGAGCACCAGATAATAAGACTGGAAGGTAGGACAGAGAAACAAAAAAACCCGTATAAGGAAAAAGGGCTAAAGAGATATGTTTGGGCGATAGCAAGACTTGGCGGATGGAAAGGCTATGAAAGCAAAAGGCATCCGGGCATAACGACCCTATGGATAGGATTGAAATATTTTAAGGCTGCCATGGAAGGGTGGACCATTCATAAAGATGTGTCCACACGATAGGAACGGTCGGGACAGAATGACGTTGTTTTTCATTTTATGATACTTTACGGATAAAAAAAACAATAAAAGCAAAAGGGGGAAACAATAAATTTTCCCCCTTTTTTAAATTGTTCATTTCAGTTGAATTATCCGCACTTGGAAGAGCCACAGTCTTTGCATGTTAAGCAACCTTCCTGATAAATAAGATTGGTGGAATTACAATTGGCGCACTTCTGGCCTTTTGCTTCGGTACCATCTGCTACATATCTTTTTAATGCTCTTGCCACTCCGTTTTTCCAAGTATTGATGGATTCGTTATCCAGTTGCAGACTGTTGATAAGATCTACTGCTTTTTCAATGGGCATTCCATGACGAAGGGTACTGGAGATCAGTTTGGCATAGTTCCAAAATTCGGGATCAAATTTATGGGACAGGCCTTCAATGGTTGTTTTATAGCCCCGCTGATTTTGATATTGAAAATCATAACGGGAATTTCCCCCTCCATCTTTGTTCTTAATGATCACTCCCTGATTTACCCATCTCGGAATCAAAATTCCATCCTCATCATCGGCAAAACCAGTAAAGATCTCATAAGGGCGATCATCCATCAACCCTATAAAAGCGATCCATTTTTCTTTATTGTTTTGGAACCTAACAACGTCTGCCTCCAGCGTCTGCGGACGCTTTGTTGGAAAATTCGTAAATTCATTTTTCTCGTCTTTCTTCTCTTCATTAGAGATCAAAACCCCCGATCTGGATCCATCACGATATACGGTAACGCCTTTGCAGCCTTCTTCCCAAGCTTTCATATATAGATTGCCCACCAATTCTTCGGTGGCATCATTTGGTAAATTAATTGTCACGCTTATGGAGTGATCTACCCATTTTTGTACTGCTCCCTGCATTTTTACCTTGCTCATCCAGTCAATATCATTGGATGTGGCCTTGTAATAAGGTGATTTTTTTACCAGCTTGTCCAGATCTTTTTGGGTGTAATTTTTATCGATTTCATATCCGTTTACTTCCATCCATTCTTTAAATCTATGATGGAAAACTACATATTCTTCCCAAGAATCCCCAGTTTCATCAACATAATCTACACGGACCTCTTTATCATTTGGATTTACTTTTCTTCTTCTTTTATAGACCGGTAGGAATACCGGTTCAATTCCAGAGGTGGTTTGGGTCATTAAACTTGTGGTACCCGTAGGGGCAATGGTCAATAATGCAACATTTCTACGACCATATTCCATCATTTCAAAATAAAGTTTTTCATCTTCATTTTTGATCCTCTGGATAAAAGGATTGTTCTTTTCCCTTTCTGAATCGTAAAAACTAAAAGCTCCGCGTTCTTTGGCCATGGTAACCGAACTTCTATATGCTTCGATCGCAAGGGTTTTATGGATTTTTACTGAAAATTCTATTCCTTTCTCACTACCGTACTTTATTCCCAGTCCTGCAAGCATATCGCCTTCAGCAGTTATGCCAACCCCTGTGCGCCTTCCTTCCCGTGCTTTTTTCCTGATCTCCAACCATAAATTTCTTTCTACCCTTTTAATCTCTTCATTTTCCGGATCGGCATCAATTTTTGCCAAGATATTGTCAATTTTTTCAAGCTCCAGGTCAATAATGTCGTCCATGATCCTTTGGGCAGCTGCTACGTGTTTCTTGAACAAATCAAAATTAAAGGAAGCTTGCTCTGTAAAAGGATTTTCGACATACGAAAATAAATTGATTGCGAGAAGCCTACAAGAATCATAAGGACATAAGGGAATTTCCCCACAAGGATTGGTTGAAACGGTTTTATACCCAAGGTCTGCATAGCAATCGGGCACAGATTCACGGGTAATGGTATCCCAAAACAGGATTCCGGGCTCTGCAGATCGCCAAGCGTTATGAACGATTTTATCCCAGATTTTCCCTGCCTCTATTTCCTTGGTATATTTTGGGGCCTCACTATGAATGGGGTACTTTTGTACATAGCTGCTTTTGTTTTTTACTGCTTTCATGAAGTCGTCATCGATCCTCACTGAAACATTTGCTCCTGTAACCTTTCCCTGCTCCATCTTTGCATCTATGAAACTCTCGGCATCGGGATGATTGATGGAGACAGAAAGCATTAGGGCGCCTCTTCTCCCGTCCTGTGCGACTTCCCTGGTGGAGTTGGAATATCGCTCCATAAAAGGAACGAGCCCGGTAGAGGTGAGGGCAGAATTCTTTACAGGGGATCCTTTTGGGCGAATATGTGAAAGATCGTGGCCCACGCCCCCGCGCCTTTTCATCAACTGCACCTGTTCCTGGTCAATTTTCATAATACTACCATAGGAATCGCTGTCGCCTTCATTGCCTATCACAAAGCAGTTTGATAAAGACCCTATCTGGTACTTGTTTCCTATTCCTGCCATTGGACTTCCCTGTGGCACGATATATTTGAAATTTTCTATCAAACCCAAAATTTCTTCCTCGGTCATGGGATTGGCATAATTTGCTTCGATCCGTGCAATTTCCTTTGCTAGCCTAATATGCATTTCGTGCGGAGTGCTTTCATAAATATTGCCGTAGGAATCCTTTAAAGCATACTTGTTGATCCAAACCCTCGCTGCGAGTTCATCTCCTTTAAAATATGCTACAGAAGCTTTAAAAGCCTCCTCTTGTGTATAGGTTTTGGCCGGGATTTTTGGGGTTGTGGTTTTCATAGGCGGAAATATATTAGGTTTTTTAGACGAGTTTGAGTGGGTTAAAAGTATAAAAAAATTAACGGTAATGGATTTTTATTTTTCAAAAAGTTTACAGCAAATAAAAGTTAAAGTACTGTAAATAAGATATTTATAAATTTATGAACATTCTAATGTTGACAAATAATTTAATTTTTTTTGTACCCTGAATCAGAAGCAGATAGCGTTTTTAGGGAATCCCTTATGGGATATTGTTGTTCTTGCAATTATAAAAATTAGTTGGAAGAACCTTTAAAAGGGATTTTTATTTTTGGGCATTCATTTTTGTTAATGGGAAAGATGATCCATCCAAAACTGGCAATATTATGTTTTTTTATATTGACCAATAATTTTGAAACACCTCTTAAATTACCATTTTTCGCGTTTAAAAAATGGGATTTCCGGTTTTTGGAATGGACTTGAGTGCATTAAAACTAAAATCTTTTTAATTAGGGAAATACAATATGTGGCTTATGGAGCAAAGGTTCGAAAGCCTATTGTTATTCGAATATTACGATGAATTTTCCCAACTGAATAGTTGTCATTTGGAAATAATGGAATCCGAGGAAGATTATTCTTACTATTAAAATATGAACACCATTGCTATTGGAAAGTTGTTTAACAAGCTTATTCCCATCACGCTTCTTTAATTTTTAGCCTTCAAATAACCGGGATCCATACTATATCCAAGCAAGGTTGAAAAAGCAAGACCCACTTTCTTCAAATTTGCATTATAATCTGGAATGTAAAAAATAGCTGGAATTTATTAAAAAAAATGCTCAAAAGATATATCAGTTTCAAAATTTGTAACTAAAGGATTGCAAGTATTTTGATTGAACAGGAAATGTTGCAACCTGAACCCACGCATTGCAAGTTCGTAGAATGTTTAAAATGTGATGCGGGCATTTCAAGAAACAAGAACCTGTTTGAATGAATTTTAAAATAGTTTTTAATCGTTCAATTGAGGAGGCTGTTATTACAATTAATTCACTTTTCAAAATTAACTGCTGAAGATTTCCTGAAATCAGGTATTTTTTTTTGTAATTTAATACCTTAGATAGATTTTAATGAAGATTATACATATTAGTGCCGAATGTTATCCCATTGCTAAAGTTGGAGGACTGGCAGATGTTGTAGGGGCTTTGCCCAAATATCAAAATAATACGGGGACCACGAGCCGTGTGGTGATGCCGTTCTATAACAACAAGTTCAGTAAAGAACATAAGTTTAAAACCGTTCATGAGGGGAATTTAGAATTGGGAACCGACTTCTTGAGTTTTAAAATTTTAATTCCGGAAAACAGTGACTTGGGATTTGAACTCTTTTTAGTAGATATCCCCAATTTATTATTTAAAGATTATGTGTATTCTGAAAAGGACACCGAAAGGTTTTTGGCTTTTCAGATTGCTGCCTTGGATTGGATCCTTCAGAACAAGCAATTGCCGGAAATAGTACATTGTCATGATCATCATACAGGGTTAATTCCTTTTATGATGTCTCATGCAATTAAGTATAAAAAGTTAAAGAATATCCCTTCCGTATTTACCATTCATAATGCCCAATATCAGGGCTGGTTTTCACACGATAAAATAGAGTTGATCCCTGCGTTTCCTTTGTCCCACATCGGATTATTGGATTGGGACAATTGTATAAATCCGTTGGCCACAGCAATTAAGTGTGCTTGGCGGGTTACTACTGTTTCCCCAAGTTATATGGAAGAATTGAAGTTGAAGGCAAATGGGTTGGAAAGTTTAATTAATTCAGAAAGTCAGAAATGTATTGGGATCTTGAACGGAATAGATACAAAAGTTTGGAACCCTGGAGACGATGATCTAATTGTGGCGAAATATGGAACTGACGATTGCGATGCCGGGAAACAGGCTTCAAAGGAGTGGTTGTGTAAAAAATTCAATCTAGATTTTAAAAAACCCTTATTTGTTTTTATTGGTAGGCTTGTGGAGGAAAAAGGTGCCGATCTTTTCCCTGAACTATTTGACTTGGCATTGAAAAGACTAGATATTTCTATCTTATTATTGGGTTCCGGAAACAAAGAAGTAGAAAAGCAATTGATGCAACTCACCAATAAGTATCCTAAAAACTATAATGCTTTTATCGGCTATGATGAGGCGCTCTCGCATAAAATGTATGCAGGCGCCGATTTTTTGTTAATGCCTTCTCGCGTGGAGCCTTGCGGACTTAACCAGATGTACTCACTTAGATATGGCACCATCCCTATTGTAAATAAAATAGGAGGTTTAAAAGATACTGTGGTTGATATCTCCGATGGTGGATTTGGATTTTTGCATACTGAAAACACGGTCAAGGGGATTTTTGATTCCATAAAAAGAGCAACCAAATATTATAGCGATTCTTCAAAATTTAAAGAAACCAGAAAAACGATCATGCAAATAGATCATTCCTGGGATGAGTCTGCACAGCAATATGTTACTTTATATAAATCTTTAATTAAGCAAACATGATCAATGACAAAGTATTAGCAATTATTATGGGAGGTGGGCAAGGTTCCAGATTGTATCCGTTAACTGCAACAAGGTCAAAGCCGGCAGTACCCATAGCTGGAAAATACAGGCTGGTGGATATTCCTATTTCCAATTGTATCAACTCCGATATAAAGCGGATGTTCGTGCTTACACAGTTTAACTCGGCATCATTGAACACGCATATCAAGAACACCTATCATTTTAGTTTTTTTAGTGCTGCTTTTGTAGATGTGTTGGCAGCAGAACAAACGCTTCAAAACAATACGTGGTTTCAAGGAACTGCAGATGCGGTGAGACAGAGCATGCACCATTTTTTAAATCATGATTTTGAATATGCGCTAATACTTTCTGGAGATCAATTGTATCAAATGGATTTTAATGATATGCTGGAAGCACATGTAAAAAGCAACGCAAAAATATCTATAGCCACTTTGCCGGTTTCCGAAAAGGATGCCACTTCCTTTGGAATTCTTAAAACTGATGAAAGCAACTTGATAACCTCATTTATAGAAAAACCCAAGACAGATCTTCTAAAGGATTGGACTTCGCCTGTAAGTGACGAGATGAAAGCAGAAGGAAGAAATCATTTGGCTTCCATGGGGATCTATATCTTTAATAAAGACCTTTTGGTGGATCTCATGAATGATCCCAATACCGTTGACTTTGGAAAAGAAATTATTCCGCAGAATATCCAGAAACATAAAACGCTTAGCTATCAATTTGAAGGTTATTGGACAGATATAGGAAATATCGAGTCCTTTTTTGAAGCTAATCTGGGCTTAACCGATGATATCCCGGAATTTGATCTATATAATAATTCCAAGCGAATATATACCCACGCTAGGTTACTACCTACCACCAAGATCTCTGGCACTGTTCTTAACAAAGCCGTAATTGCCGATGGTTGTTTGATAAATGCTGCCAAAATAGAGCGATCCGTAATTGGAATTCGTTCCAGAATTGGTAGTGGAACTCAAGTAAGCAATACCTATATGATGGGATGTGATAGTTACCAAACTTTAAAGGAACTGAGTGAGAGGGACACTAAGATCCCAATGGGAATTGGAGAAAACTGTAGTATCAACAATGCTATTTTAGATAAGAACTGTTGTATTGGTAATAATGTAAAGATAAATGGTAATGTGCAATTGGAAGAAAAGGAAACAGAGACCTACTATATAAAAGAAGGAATTGTGGTTATAAAAAAAGGAGCCGTCATTCCAGATGACTATGAGATTTAAAATTCATTTTTTCATGGAAAGTGATTTCGTCACCTTGAATTTATTTCAGGGTCTAAACTAAATTTATAGAGTTATGAGATTCTGATACTCCCGAAGCGTCGGGACAGAATGACGCCCTTTATCAGTTTATGACACTTTATGAACAATCAATCTTTTAATTAGCAGTCTAAAATATGTCTCAGGTAATAGCTTACAGTTTGTTTACAGAATTTGATATTTCTTTATTTAAAGCTGGTAAACATTTTAAACTTTACGAAAAGTTTGGTGCACACCCCATGCAATTGGACGGGGAAGATGGCGTATATTTTTCGGTTTGGGCTCCTTCTGCAAAAGGTGTTGCAGTGATTGGTGATTTTAATTTTTGGGATGGCAAGGAGCATCTGCTTAATGTGCGCTGGGATTCTTCTGGAATTTGGGAAGGATTTATTCCAGTCGCCAAAAAGGGAATGCGCTATAAATTCAAGATCAGTTCTACGCATAATGACGAGGTTACAGAGAAAATAGATCCTTATGCGCTTTATTTTGAAAAATCTCCAAACACCGCTTCTATTATATGGAACATTAAAGATTATAATTGGAAGGATAAAAATTGGATGGGTTATAGGAAAGATAAAAACAATCTGGACAAGCCTTATTCTGTATACGAAGTACAATTAGGATCCTGGAAAAAAAACGCTGAAGGTGAATTTTTAACCTATAGGGAACTGGCCATAGATTTGGTAAATTATGTGAAGGAAATGAATTTCACGCATGTGGAACTTATGCCAATTATGGAATATCCATATGATCCCTCTTGGGGATATCAACTTATAGGATATTTTGCGCCAACTTCCCGCTTTGGGTCTCCTCAGGATTTCATGTTTTTAATAGATGCATTTCATCAAAATGATATCGGAGTCATCTTGGACTGGGTGCCCGCCCATTTCCCTTCAGATGAACATGGATTGGGATTGTTCGATGGCACTCATCTTTATGAACATCCAGACACCAAAAAAGGATATCACCCGGATTGGAAAAGTTTGATTTTTAATTATGAACGCAATGAAGTGCGCTCTTTTTTAATTAGCAATGCCCTTTTTTGGCTCGAAAATTATCATATAGATGGACTGCGTGTAGATGCGGTAGCTTCAATGATCTACTTGGATTATTCTAGGGAAGAAGGGGAGTGGGACCCCAATATATTTGGAGGGAACCAAAATTTGGATGCCATTTCTTTCTTAAAGGAATTCAATACTGCGGTTTACAATAATTTTGAGGGAGTGCA
It encodes:
- a CDS encoding universal stress protein, whose protein sequence is MKTILIPIDFSKESEKALSVGATIAKRISAKLVLAHMTGLNDSSLGTAPVHNATKKLYYSKLATKRFDEFLEKDFLKDVLVEPIMQHHVDFSSISLLADDISAALIVMGSSGSNGLSEVTTGSNTEKVVRRSNVPVLVVKKNKLNFSSETILFASDFKEESLDAYKRVSEIAKMLKAKINLLYINLPGKDFRSTKEMDEVLFAFFTRAQHPDPVGAIKIVNRYADFSIEEGIYNFSQLVAADIIAIPTHGRKGISHLIHGSISEDVANHSIIPVLTLRI
- a CDS encoding IS4 family transposase — translated: MRRGFTGLGDKRLVYRGNKILSDLFSKSVHSIRQLSRNESDAKAVYRFLQNDRVSEGDIVENLVHNCQMACAGKFVVCIQDTTEVNLSSHGNRINKDGFVGTTNAKNSQGLGFFIHPSLVLDAVSGTPYGYSDIKIWNRPLEFASKHERQYGKLPIEEKESYKWIEVSKNTQASLRGVVAGMVIVQDREGDIYEQFATIPDAQTDLLIRARTDRTLADGSKLFSCLADQPYQGSYEVQVDACAKTRRKKRIAKIEIRYKEVELKRTRAASKAVAPSIKLYLVEAKEANRTGPDRVCWRLLTSLPIETLEMAEMCVEWYKWRWTIEEVFKILKKEGYNIEASELEYGSSVRKLSLLIMEVIIKLFLMRLAYAVPEGEMSADSCFTEEEQTFLEHQIIRLEGRTEKQKNPYKEKGLKRYVWAIARLGGWKGYESKRHPGITTLWIGLKYFKAAMEGWTIHKDVSTR
- a CDS encoding adenosylcobalamin-dependent ribonucleoside-diphosphate reductase, producing the protein MKTTTPKIPAKTYTQEEAFKASVAYFKGDELAARVWINKYALKDSYGNIYESTPHEMHIRLAKEIARIEANYANPMTEEEILGLIENFKYIVPQGSPMAGIGNKYQIGSLSNCFVIGNEGDSDSYGSIMKIDQEQVQLMKRRGGVGHDLSHIRPKGSPVKNSALTSTGLVPFMERYSNSTREVAQDGRRGALMLSVSINHPDAESFIDAKMEQGKVTGANVSVRIDDDFMKAVKNKSSYVQKYPIHSEAPKYTKEIEAGKIWDKIVHNAWRSAEPGILFWDTITRESVPDCYADLGYKTVSTNPCGEIPLCPYDSCRLLAINLFSYVENPFTEQASFNFDLFKKHVAAAQRIMDDIIDLELEKIDNILAKIDADPENEEIKRVERNLWLEIRKKAREGRRTGVGITAEGDMLAGLGIKYGSEKGIEFSVKIHKTLAIEAYRSSVTMAKERGAFSFYDSEREKNNPFIQRIKNEDEKLYFEMMEYGRRNVALLTIAPTGTTSLMTQTTSGIEPVFLPVYKRRRKVNPNDKEVRVDYVDETGDSWEEYVVFHHRFKEWMEVNGYEIDKNYTQKDLDKLVKKSPYYKATSNDIDWMSKVKMQGAVQKWVDHSISVTINLPNDATEELVGNLYMKAWEEGCKGVTVYRDGSRSGVLISNEEKKDEKNEFTNFPTKRPQTLEADVVRFQNNKEKWIAFIGLMDDRPYEIFTGFADDEDGILIPRWVNQGVIIKNKDGGGNSRYDFQYQNQRGYKTTIEGLSHKFDPEFWNYAKLISSTLRHGMPIEKAVDLINSLQLDNESINTWKNGVARALKRYVADGTEAKGQKCANCNSTNLIYQEGCLTCKDCGSSKCG
- a CDS encoding glycogen synthase, with the translated sequence MKIIHISAECYPIAKVGGLADVVGALPKYQNNTGTTSRVVMPFYNNKFSKEHKFKTVHEGNLELGTDFLSFKILIPENSDLGFELFLVDIPNLLFKDYVYSEKDTERFLAFQIAALDWILQNKQLPEIVHCHDHHTGLIPFMMSHAIKYKKLKNIPSVFTIHNAQYQGWFSHDKIELIPAFPLSHIGLLDWDNCINPLATAIKCAWRVTTVSPSYMEELKLKANGLESLINSESQKCIGILNGIDTKVWNPGDDDLIVAKYGTDDCDAGKQASKEWLCKKFNLDFKKPLFVFIGRLVEEKGADLFPELFDLALKRLDISILLLGSGNKEVEKQLMQLTNKYPKNYNAFIGYDEALSHKMYAGADFLLMPSRVEPCGLNQMYSLRYGTIPIVNKIGGLKDTVVDISDGGFGFLHTENTVKGIFDSIKRATKYYSDSSKFKETRKTIMQIDHSWDESAQQYVTLYKSLIKQT
- a CDS encoding glucose-1-phosphate adenylyltransferase; this translates as MINDKVLAIIMGGGQGSRLYPLTATRSKPAVPIAGKYRLVDIPISNCINSDIKRMFVLTQFNSASLNTHIKNTYHFSFFSAAFVDVLAAEQTLQNNTWFQGTADAVRQSMHHFLNHDFEYALILSGDQLYQMDFNDMLEAHVKSNAKISIATLPVSEKDATSFGILKTDESNLITSFIEKPKTDLLKDWTSPVSDEMKAEGRNHLASMGIYIFNKDLLVDLMNDPNTVDFGKEIIPQNIQKHKTLSYQFEGYWTDIGNIESFFEANLGLTDDIPEFDLYNNSKRIYTHARLLPTTKISGTVLNKAVIADGCLINAAKIERSVIGIRSRIGSGTQVSNTYMMGCDSYQTLKELSERDTKIPMGIGENCSINNAILDKNCCIGNNVKINGNVQLEEKETETYYIKEGIVVIKKGAVIPDDYEI
- the glgB gene encoding 1,4-alpha-glucan branching protein GlgB, giving the protein MSQVIAYSLFTEFDISLFKAGKHFKLYEKFGAHPMQLDGEDGVYFSVWAPSAKGVAVIGDFNFWDGKEHLLNVRWDSSGIWEGFIPVAKKGMRYKFKISSTHNDEVTEKIDPYALYFEKSPNTASIIWNIKDYNWKDKNWMGYRKDKNNLDKPYSVYEVQLGSWKKNAEGEFLTYRELAIDLVNYVKEMNFTHVELMPIMEYPYDPSWGYQLIGYFAPTSRFGSPQDFMFLIDAFHQNDIGVILDWVPAHFPSDEHGLGLFDGTHLYEHPDTKKGYHPDWKSLIFNYERNEVRSFLISNALFWLENYHIDGLRVDAVASMIYLDYSREEGEWDPNIFGGNQNLDAISFLKEFNTAVYNNFEGVQTIAEESTAFPGVTKPVDQGGLGFGMKWMMGWMHDTLAYFSKDPIHRKFHQNEITFSLAYAFTENFMLPLSHDEVVHGKKSLLSKQPGDEWQRFANLRSLYAFMVMHPGANLLFMGAEFAQYEEWNFEKGLDWNLLDFLPHKGMLNFIKDLNLFYKETPALYEKAFSPEGFEWIAYDDNENSVLSFLRKGHDVQNDVLVVCNFTPTVKKEYKIGLGQKVQIKEIFNSDLLAYGGSGICNAGTIKISDEAWNQRNFSATITLPPLGVVVFQYI